Proteins encoded in a region of the Balaenoptera musculus isolate JJ_BM4_2016_0621 chromosome 21, mBalMus1.pri.v3, whole genome shotgun sequence genome:
- the TLR3 gene encoding toll-like receptor 3, which produces MSRYLLYRIYSFLGLLPFWILCTSSTNKCIVRHEIADCSHLKLTQIPDDLPTNITVLNLTHNQLRRLPPANFTRYSQLTILDGGFNSISKLEPELCQHLPLLEILNLQHNELSQLSDKTFIFCMNLTELHLMSNSIQKIQNNPFKNLKNLIKLDLAHNGLSSTKLGTQLQLENLQELLLSNNKISALRREELDFLGNSSLKRLELSSNQIMEFSPGCFHAIGKLFGFSLNNAKLSPSLIEELCLELSNTSIQNLSLSNNQLYTTSNTTFVGLKQTNLTVLDLSHNSLSVIGNDSFAWLPHLEYLFLEYNNIEHLSSRSFYGLSNVRYLNLRRSFTKQSVSLASLPKIDDFSFQWLKFLEYLNMEDNNFPGIKSNTFTGLTRLRCLSLSNSFSSLRTLTNETFLSLAGSPLLTLNLTKNKISKIESGAFSWLGHLTVLDLGLNEIGQELTGQEWRGLENIVEIYLSYNKYLELTSNSFALVPSLQRLMLRRVALKNVDSSPSPFHPLPNLTILDLSNNNIANINDELLKGLEKLEILDLQHNNLARLWKHANPGGPVHFLKGLSHLYILNLESNGFDEIPAEVFKDLRELKSIDLGLNNLNILPPSVFDNQVLLKSLSLQKNLITSVEKNVFGPAFKNLSNLDMRFNPFDCTCESIAWFVNWINNTHTNISELSSRYLCNTPPQYRGFPVMLFDISPCKDSAPFELLFMINTSILLIFIFIVLLIHFEGWKISFYWNVSVHRVLGFKEIDRQPEQFEYAAYIIHAYKDRDWVWEHFSPMEEEDHTLRFCLEERDFEAGVLELEAIVNSIRRSRKIIFVITQNLLKDPLCKRFKVHHAVQQAIEQNLDSIILIFLEDIPDYKLNHALCLRRGMFRSRCILNWPIQKERVNAFHHKLQVALGSRNSVH; this is translated from the exons TTTGCTTTATCGTATCTACTCCTTTTTGGGACTGTTGCCCTTTTGGATACTGTGTACATCTTCTACCAACAAATGTATTGTTAGACATGAAATAGCtgactgcagtcatctgaagtTGACTCAAATACCTGATGACCTCCCAACAAACATAACAGTGTTGAATCTTACCCATAATCAACTCAGAAGATTACCACCTGCCAATTTTACAAGATATAGCCAACTTACTATCTTGGATGGAGGATTTAACTCCATCTCAAAGCTGGAGCCAGAATTGTGCCAACATCTCCCTTTGTTGGAAATTTTGAACCTCCAACACAATGAGCTATCTCAGCTTTCCGATAAAACCTTTATCTTCTGCATGAATTTGACTGAACTCCATCTAATGTCCAACTCAAtccagaaaattcaaaataatcccTTTAAAAACCTGAAG aattTAATCAAATTAGACCTAGCTCATAATGGTTTATCATCTACTAAATTAGGAACTCAGCTGCAACTGGAAAATCTCCAAGAGCTTCTActatcaaataataaaatttctgcACTAAGACGTGAAGAACTTGATTTCCTTGGCaactcttctttaaaaagattagaGTTGTCATCAAATCAAATAATGGAg TTCTCTCCAGGGTGTTTTCATGCaattggaaaattatttggcTTCTCTCTGAACAATGCCAAACTGAGCCCCAGTCTCATAGAAGAGCTCTGCTTGGAATTATCAAACACAAGCATTCAGAATCTGTCCCTGAGCAACAACCAGCTGTACACAACCAGCAACACGACTTTTGTTGGGCTGAAGCAGACAAATCTCACAGTGCTCGATCTTTCCCATAACAGCTTAAGTGTGATTGGTAATGATTCCTTTGCTTGGCTTCCACATCTAGAATATCTCTTTCTGGAGTATAATAATATAGAACATCTGTCTTCTCGCTCTTTTTATGGGCTTTCCAATGTGAGATACCTGAATTTGAGACGATCTTTTACTAAACAAAGCGTTTCCCTGGCTTCACTTCCCAAGATTGatgatttttcctttcagtggCTAAAATTTTTGGAGTATCTCAATATGGAAGATAACAACTTTCCAGGCATAAAAAGCAATACTTTCACGGGATTGACAAGGCTGAGATGTTTAAGTCTATCCAACTCCTTCTCAAGTTTGCGAACTTTaacaaatgaaacatttttatcacttgcTGGTTCTCCTCTGCTCACACTCAAcctaaccaaaaataaaatctcaaaaataGAGAGTGGTGCTTTTTCTTGGTTGGGCCACCTAACTGTACTTGACCTTGGCCTTAATGAAATTGGGCAAGAACTCACAGGCCAGGAATGGAGAGGTCTAGAAAATATTGTTGAAATCTACCTTTCCTACAACAAATACCTAGAGCTGACTAGCAACTCTTTTGCCTTGGTTCCAAGCCTTCAACGACTGATGCTCCGAAGGGTGGCCCTTAAAAATGTGGATAGCTCCCCTTCACCTTTTCACCCTCTTCCTAACCTGACCATTCTGGATCTAAGCAACAACAACATAGCCAACATAAATGATGAACTGTTGAAGGGTCTTGAGAAACTAGAAATTCTGGATTTGCAGCATAACAACTTAGCTCGCCTCTGGAAGCATGCAAACCCTGGCGGTCCTGTTCATTTTCTGAAGGGTCTTTCTCACCTCTACATCCTTAACTTAGAGTCTAATGGCTTTGATGAGATCCCAGCAGAAGTCTTCAAGGACTTACGTGAATTGAAGAGCATCGATTTAGGattgaataatttaaatatccTTCCACCATCTGTCTTTGATAATCAAGTGTTGCTAAAGTCATTAAGCCTTCAGAAGAATCTCATAACATCTGTTGAAAAGAACGTTTTTGGGCCAGCATTCAAGAACCTGAGTAATTTAGATATGCGCTTTAATCCATTTGATTGTACATGTGAAAGCATTGCCTGGTTTGTTAATTGGATTAATAATACCCATACGAACATCTCTGAACTATCAAGCCGTTACCTCTGCAACACTCCACCTCAATATCGTGGTTTCCCAGTGATGCTTTTTGATATATCACCCTGCAAAGACAGTGCCCCATTTGAACTCCTTTTCATGATAAATACCAGTATCCTAttgattttcatctttattgtaCTTCTCATCCATTTTGAAGGCTGGAAGATATCTTTTTATTGGAATGTTTCAGTGCATCGAGTTCTTGGTTTCAAAGAAATAGACAGACAGCCAGAACAGTTTGAATATGCGGCATATATAATTCATGCCTATAAAGATAGGGATTGGGTCTGGGAACACTTCTCCCCGATGGAAGAAGAAGATCATACACTCAGATTCTGTCTGGAAGAAAGGGATTTTGAGGCAGGTGTCCTTGAACTTGAAGCAATTGTTAATAGCATCAGAAGgagcagaaaaattatttttgttataacaCAGAATCTACTGAAAGATCCATTATGCAAAAG attcAAGGTGCACCACGCAGTTCAGCAAGCTATTGAACAAAATCTGGATTCCATTATATTGATCTTTCTTGAGGATATTCCGGATTATAAACTGAATCATGCGCTCTGTTTGCGAAGAGGGATGTTTAGATCTCGCTGCATCTTGAACTGGCCGATTCAGAAAGAACGGGTAAATGCCTTTCATCATAAATTGCAAGTAGCACTTGGTTCCAGAAATTCAgtacattaa